A stretch of the Medicago truncatula cultivar Jemalong A17 chromosome 5, MtrunA17r5.0-ANR, whole genome shotgun sequence genome encodes the following:
- the LOC11407078 gene encoding lysM domain receptor-like kinase 3 isoform X2, protein MASLIQLLSIFLPLLASSLPTIFSIEVSMKKAYMEPYKCSTKMRTCNASLYHINYNHNIEQIANFYSIDPSQIKPIIRSTKQDYLVKVPCSCKNIKDLSGYFYETTYKVSPNETSVDIMNLIYSGQAWQVNEDLVANENVTIHIPCGCSEFESQIVVTYTVQQSDTPTSISLLLNATIDGMVRINQILGPNPTFIDIGWVLYVPKELKGSPLYHGKDATQFDSERPVIYDFEEIEHATNNFDETRRIGVGGYGTVYFGMLEEKEVAVKKMKSNKSKEFYAELKALCKIHHINIVELLGYASGDDHLYLVYEYVPNGSLSEHLHDPLLKGHQPLSWCARTQIALDSAKGIEYIHDYTKARYVHRDIKTSNILLDEKLRAKVADFGLAKLVERTNDEEFLATRLVGTPGYLPPESVKELQVTIKTDVFAFGVVISELITGKRALFRDNKEANNMKSLIAVVNKIFQDEDPVAALEAVVDGNLLRNYPIEGVYKMAELSHWCLSEEPVDRPEMKEIVVAVSKIVMSSIEWEASLGGDSQVFSGVFDGR, encoded by the exons ATGGCTTCTCTAATTCaacttctttcaatttttctacCTCTTCTAGCATCTTCATTACCAACTATATTTTCTATTGAAGTTTCAATGAAAAAAGCTTACATGGAGCCTTATAAATGTTCTACAAAGATGAGAACATGCAATGCATCACTCTACCATATAAACTACAATCACAACATAGAACAAATAGCTAATTTTTATTCTATTGATCCTTCACAAATCAAACCAATAATTCGTAGCACAAAACAAGATTACCTAGTAAAAGTGCCTTGTTCTTGCAAAAACATCAAAGATCTTAGTGGATATTTTTATGAAACAACCTACAAAGTGAGTCCTAATGAAACTTCTGTGGATATTATGAATCTTATTTATAGTGGTCAAGCTTGGCAAGTTAACGAAGATTTGGTTGCAAATGAGAATGTAACAATACATATTCCTTGTGGATGTTCAGAATTTGAGTCACAAATTGTTGTTACATATACTGTTCAGCAAAGTGATACACCAACATCAATTTCTCTTTTGCTAAATGCTACTATTGATGGCATGGTGAGAATTAACCAAATTTTGGGTCCTAACCCAACATTCATAGATATTGGTTGGGTGTTATATGTTCCTAAGGAATTAAAAGGGTCACCACTTTACCATGGAAAAG ATGCAACACAATTTGATTCAGAAAGACCagtaatttatgattttgaggaGATTGAACATGCTACAAATAACTTTGATGAAACTAGAAGGATTGGAGTTGGTGGATATGGTACTGTCTATTTTGGAATGCTGGAGGAGAAG GAGGTTGCTGTGAAGAAAATGAAGTCTAACAAATCCAAAGAGTTCTATGCAGAACTCAAAGCCTTATGCAAAATCCATCATATCAATATT GTGGAGTTGTTAGGATATGCTAGTGGAGATGATCACCTTTATTTGGTGTATGAGTATGTTCCTAATGGATCTCTAAGTGAGCACCTTCATGATCCTCTATTGAAAG GTCACCAGCCTCTTTCTTGGTGTGCAAGAACTCAAATTGCACTTGATTCAGCAAAAGGTATTGAATACATACATGATTACACGAAAGCGCGATATGTGCACCGTGATATAAAGACTAGTAATATTCTTCTTGATGAGAAGCTACGAGCCAAG GTAGCCGATTTCGGACTTGCAAAGCTAGTCGAAAGAACCAATGATGAAGAATTTTTAGCAACAAGACTTGTTGGAACACCAGGCTACCTTCCACCAGA atCTGTGAAGGAGCTACAAGTGACAATAAAAACTGATGTATTTGCATTTGGAGTGGTTATATCTGAGTTGATAACAGGGAAACGTGCATTATTTCGTGACAACAAAGAAGCTAATAATATGAAATCACTTATTGCAGTT gttaacaaaatatttcaagATGAGGACCCAGTAGCTGCTTTGGAAGCTGTTGTAGATGGAAATCTTCTACGTAATTATCCTATAGAAGGTGTCTACAAG ATGGCAGAATTATCACATTGGTGTTTGAGTGAAGAACCAGTGGACAGGCCTGAAATGAAAGAGATCGTTGTGGCAGTGTCAAAGATTGTAATGTCCTCAATAGAATGGGAAGCATCACTAGGTGGGGACAGTCAGGTTTTCAGCGGTGTATTTGATGGAAGATAA
- the LOC11407078 gene encoding lysM domain receptor-like kinase 3 isoform X1, whose amino-acid sequence MASLIQLLSIFLPLLASSLPTIFSIEVSMKKAYMEPYKCSTKMRTCNASLYHINYNHNIEQIANFYSIDPSQIKPIIRSTKQDYLVKVPCSCKNIKDLSGYFYETTYKVSPNETSVDIMNLIYSGQAWQVNEDLVANENVTIHIPCGCSEFESQIVVTYTVQQSDTPTSISLLLNATIDGMVRINQILGPNPTFIDIGWVLYVPKELKGSPLYHGKEKKHKWVIIIGILVSVTLLSVITLIIFILRRNKAYETSKYDPKTVSKRSFGNRTISLRNHEFHKEYMEDATQFDSERPVIYDFEEIEHATNNFDETRRIGVGGYGTVYFGMLEEKEVAVKKMKSNKSKEFYAELKALCKIHHINIVELLGYASGDDHLYLVYEYVPNGSLSEHLHDPLLKGHQPLSWCARTQIALDSAKGIEYIHDYTKARYVHRDIKTSNILLDEKLRAKVADFGLAKLVERTNDEEFLATRLVGTPGYLPPESVKELQVTIKTDVFAFGVVISELITGKRALFRDNKEANNMKSLIAVVNKIFQDEDPVAALEAVVDGNLLRNYPIEGVYKMAELSHWCLSEEPVDRPEMKEIVVAVSKIVMSSIEWEASLGGDSQVFSGVFDGR is encoded by the exons ATGGCTTCTCTAATTCaacttctttcaatttttctacCTCTTCTAGCATCTTCATTACCAACTATATTTTCTATTGAAGTTTCAATGAAAAAAGCTTACATGGAGCCTTATAAATGTTCTACAAAGATGAGAACATGCAATGCATCACTCTACCATATAAACTACAATCACAACATAGAACAAATAGCTAATTTTTATTCTATTGATCCTTCACAAATCAAACCAATAATTCGTAGCACAAAACAAGATTACCTAGTAAAAGTGCCTTGTTCTTGCAAAAACATCAAAGATCTTAGTGGATATTTTTATGAAACAACCTACAAAGTGAGTCCTAATGAAACTTCTGTGGATATTATGAATCTTATTTATAGTGGTCAAGCTTGGCAAGTTAACGAAGATTTGGTTGCAAATGAGAATGTAACAATACATATTCCTTGTGGATGTTCAGAATTTGAGTCACAAATTGTTGTTACATATACTGTTCAGCAAAGTGATACACCAACATCAATTTCTCTTTTGCTAAATGCTACTATTGATGGCATGGTGAGAATTAACCAAATTTTGGGTCCTAACCCAACATTCATAGATATTGGTTGGGTGTTATATGTTCCTAAGGAATTAAAAGGGTCACCACTTTACCATGGAAAAG AAAAGAAACACAAGTGGGTGATAATTATTGGTATCTTAGTGAGTGTGACATTGCTTTCCGTAATTACCTTGATCATTTTCATTCTAAGGAGAAATAAAGCCTATGAAACCAGCAAATATGATCCAAAAACTGTCTCTAAAAGATCATTTGGCAATAGAACTATTTCCTTAAGGAATCATGAGTTTCATAAAGAATATATGGAAG ATGCAACACAATTTGATTCAGAAAGACCagtaatttatgattttgaggaGATTGAACATGCTACAAATAACTTTGATGAAACTAGAAGGATTGGAGTTGGTGGATATGGTACTGTCTATTTTGGAATGCTGGAGGAGAAG GAGGTTGCTGTGAAGAAAATGAAGTCTAACAAATCCAAAGAGTTCTATGCAGAACTCAAAGCCTTATGCAAAATCCATCATATCAATATT GTGGAGTTGTTAGGATATGCTAGTGGAGATGATCACCTTTATTTGGTGTATGAGTATGTTCCTAATGGATCTCTAAGTGAGCACCTTCATGATCCTCTATTGAAAG GTCACCAGCCTCTTTCTTGGTGTGCAAGAACTCAAATTGCACTTGATTCAGCAAAAGGTATTGAATACATACATGATTACACGAAAGCGCGATATGTGCACCGTGATATAAAGACTAGTAATATTCTTCTTGATGAGAAGCTACGAGCCAAG GTAGCCGATTTCGGACTTGCAAAGCTAGTCGAAAGAACCAATGATGAAGAATTTTTAGCAACAAGACTTGTTGGAACACCAGGCTACCTTCCACCAGA atCTGTGAAGGAGCTACAAGTGACAATAAAAACTGATGTATTTGCATTTGGAGTGGTTATATCTGAGTTGATAACAGGGAAACGTGCATTATTTCGTGACAACAAAGAAGCTAATAATATGAAATCACTTATTGCAGTT gttaacaaaatatttcaagATGAGGACCCAGTAGCTGCTTTGGAAGCTGTTGTAGATGGAAATCTTCTACGTAATTATCCTATAGAAGGTGTCTACAAG ATGGCAGAATTATCACATTGGTGTTTGAGTGAAGAACCAGTGGACAGGCCTGAAATGAAAGAGATCGTTGTGGCAGTGTCAAAGATTGTAATGTCCTCAATAGAATGGGAAGCATCACTAGGTGGGGACAGTCAGGTTTTCAGCGGTGTATTTGATGGAAGATAA